A genomic segment from Lutibacter sp. A80 encodes:
- a CDS encoding PIN domain-containing protein → MKNWACMIHSVKFIGILDTNVIYPIEIRDILFWFAHYDLFTPKWSKHIFEEWERVMIRKGITQVEAKKRSNIANQAFPDAFVENYENLIPNIELPDKDDKHVLAAAIKTNANVIVTNNLKDFPQDYLAKFSISAKSADDFIADIIDLNNEKAIMAFRELVMNRRNPNLDEYQVLDNLRKNGLTNSANYLHSLL, encoded by the coding sequence ATGAAGAATTGGGCTTGTATGATTCATAGTGTAAAATTTATTGGGATACTGGATACAAACGTAATTTACCCCATAGAAATTAGGGATATTTTATTTTGGTTTGCACACTATGATTTATTTACACCTAAATGGAGCAAACATATATTTGAGGAGTGGGAAAGAGTTATGATTCGTAAAGGAATAACCCAAGTAGAAGCTAAAAAAAGGTCCAACATTGCAAACCAAGCTTTTCCAGATGCTTTTGTTGAAAATTATGAAAACTTAATTCCAAATATAGAATTACCAGACAAAGATGACAAACACGTATTAGCTGCTGCTATTAAAACTAACGCAAATGTTATAGTTACTAATAATCTAAAAGATTTTCCACAAGATTATTTGGCTAAATTTAGCATTTCAGCCAAATCAGCTGATGATTTTATTGCTGATATAATTGATTTAAATAATGAAAAAGCAATTATGGCTTTCCGAGAGTTAGTGATGAATCGAAGAAATCCAAATTTAGATGAATATCAAGTTTTAGACAACTTAAGGAAAAATGGACTAACCAATTCTGCTAATTATTTACATTCCCTATTATAA
- a CDS encoding helix-turn-helix domain-containing protein has translation MENLELIKKPSKEEQITAMQSYKALAATIEDLSSKNPEIEIEETSEKIKIPLRALKLLAKILDITSQGKPISIIPVATEMTTQAAADFLSCSRPHLVKLLEEGKIPFTKIGRHRRIKFDDMAKYKNNIKQNQKNHLLEMMKSDEELGLYDS, from the coding sequence ATGGAAAATTTAGAATTAATAAAGAAACCTTCAAAAGAGGAACAAATTACAGCTATGCAATCATACAAAGCTCTTGCTGCAACTATTGAGGATTTAAGTTCGAAAAATCCAGAAATTGAGATTGAAGAAACTTCGGAAAAAATTAAAATTCCATTAAGAGCGTTAAAATTATTAGCAAAAATATTAGATATTACCAGTCAAGGAAAGCCTATATCTATTATTCCTGTAGCTACTGAAATGACAACACAAGCTGCTGCTGATTTTTTAAGTTGTTCAAGACCTCATCTTGTAAAATTACTTGAAGAAGGTAAAATACCATTCACAAAAATAGGAAGACATCGAAGAATTAAATTTGATGATATGGCGAAATATAAAAATAACATTAAACAAAATCAGAAAAATCATTTGTTAGAAATGATGAAATCTGATGAAGAATTGGGCTTGTATGATTCATAG
- a CDS encoding AAA family ATPase produces the protein MQLQQAQKKQVKLRIGISGPSGFGKTYSALLLAYGMTDDYSKIAIIDTENGSASLYSELGNYNTLTLEAPFSPEKYIQAIKLCEEAKMEVIIIDSITHEWNGKGGCLEIQEQLGGRFQDWAKVTPRHQAFIDKILQSNSHIITTTRRKVDYSMDTDSNGRTRVIKHGMKEIQREGWEYELSVNFELLNHNHLVSASKDRTGQFMNKPEFVITPSTGKLLMKWCNNDADLIKAKNEIKQCETLEGLRHIYAKYQNLQKQILKDVMEQKANIEAINAEVIPNSEVINNVPKTTEYGTETS, from the coding sequence ATGCAATTACAACAAGCACAAAAAAAGCAAGTAAAACTTAGAATTGGAATATCAGGACCATCAGGATTTGGTAAAACCTATTCAGCATTACTTCTGGCTTATGGGATGACAGATGATTATTCTAAAATAGCTATAATTGATACAGAAAATGGTTCTGCATCACTTTATTCAGAACTGGGAAACTACAACACTTTAACTTTAGAAGCGCCATTTTCTCCTGAAAAATACATTCAAGCTATTAAGCTTTGTGAAGAAGCTAAAATGGAGGTGATTATCATTGATTCCATAACTCACGAATGGAATGGTAAAGGAGGATGCCTAGAAATTCAGGAGCAATTAGGGGGTAGGTTTCAAGATTGGGCTAAGGTTACACCGAGACACCAAGCTTTTATTGATAAAATTCTACAATCAAATAGCCATATAATAACTACTACTCGTAGAAAAGTGGATTATTCAATGGATACTGATAGCAATGGTAGAACACGAGTAATTAAGCACGGAATGAAGGAAATCCAGAGAGAAGGGTGGGAATATGAGCTATCTGTGAATTTTGAATTATTGAATCACAATCATTTAGTTTCAGCTTCTAAAGACAGAACAGGTCAATTTATGAATAAACCTGAATTTGTGATAACTCCTTCTACAGGAAAATTACTAATGAAATGGTGCAACAATGATGCAGACCTTATAAAAGCAAAAAATGAAATTAAGCAATGCGAAACTTTAGAAGGTTTACGTCATATTTATGCTAAATACCAAAATCTACAAAAACAGATTTTAAAAGATGTAATGGAACAAAAAGCAAATATTGAAGCTATCAATGCCGAAGTTATTCCAAATAGTGAAGTGATAAATAATGTGCCTAAAACAACAGAATATGGAACTGAAACAAGTTAA
- a CDS encoding DUF3871 family protein produces the protein MELKQVNNQSELLIPESEVIVEESNKSFIEANTERVNLEHLKNDCTIPVFSKDNECTLAHHQFIEATSACVKELFPEQVIAKPEIRVSHTVKGRIPSAIGKPAKALLESEKTKYFERMMFVIELPELSESINGNKLNLTVGGVRAYNQENLYSKKSIEKFKVFIGFNNQVCTNLCVSTDGYKADLRVSSVQELQQRILDLISNYDADMHLNQLDNLTKHKLTEKQFAQFVGKLRLFNYLPKNEKQELTPILLNDSQLNVVARDYYRDDNFSRDKNGDISLYNLYNLLTGSVKSTYIDSFLDRSLNAFELSNHLLNSLQGKQNFSWYLN, from the coding sequence ATGGAACTGAAACAAGTTAATAACCAAAGTGAATTACTAATTCCAGAAAGTGAAGTGATAGTAGAGGAAAGTAATAAATCCTTTATTGAAGCTAATACAGAACGTGTAAATCTGGAGCATTTGAAAAATGATTGTACAATACCAGTTTTCAGCAAGGACAACGAATGTACATTAGCACATCATCAATTTATTGAAGCAACAAGTGCTTGTGTAAAAGAGTTATTTCCTGAACAAGTTATTGCAAAGCCAGAAATACGAGTAAGTCATACAGTGAAAGGAAGAATTCCATCAGCAATTGGTAAACCTGCAAAAGCATTGTTAGAATCAGAGAAAACAAAATATTTTGAACGTATGATGTTTGTAATTGAATTGCCAGAATTGAGTGAATCTATTAATGGTAATAAACTTAATTTAACTGTAGGTGGAGTTAGAGCTTACAATCAGGAAAATTTATATTCTAAAAAATCCATCGAAAAATTTAAAGTGTTTATTGGCTTTAACAACCAAGTGTGTACTAATTTATGTGTATCAACAGATGGTTATAAAGCAGATTTAAGAGTTTCTTCAGTTCAGGAATTACAACAACGTATTTTAGATTTAATTTCAAACTACGATGCAGATATGCATTTAAATCAGTTAGATAACTTAACAAAACATAAACTAACAGAAAAGCAGTTTGCACAATTTGTTGGCAAACTAAGGTTGTTTAATTACTTGCCTAAAAATGAAAAACAAGAGCTGACACCTATTTTATTAAATGATAGTCAACTTAATGTTGTAGCACGTGATTATTATCGAGATGATAATTTCAGTAGGGATAAAAATGGGGATATCAGCTTATATAATTTGTATAACCTACTAACAGGAAGTGTTAAGAGTACATATATTGATAGTTTTTTAGATAGAAGTTTAAATGCTTTTGAGCTGAGCAACCATTTGTTAAACTCTTTACAAGGAAAACAAAATTTCAGTTGGTATCTTAATTAA
- a CDS encoding AAA family ATPase translates to MKITKEFLTFKEIHEKFKKEPPKKFLWGCIKEGGFGLIFGPSKSGKSIFAENFAKMIVTGAGEFMGISLDGKPKKVLFMGLEEYWGSRVERNREQYKTLNLAEKKLYEENYLYQPIEYLTLITTKKHWKKLKCTIESSKAAVVIIDSITRMNHGNIEDSKVAQDIMQNLRTICYDLGITLICIHHTPKMYGKPLTIDSIKGSSVFAQESDFAIGINATRNYKTRYFKEIFSRYSSINNDNVLEFEIDNSTCIKNLGKKDEYNLLNGEDYRKLGKGEEILNYFRKHSCKKFKTAELVKNLCKLLSVQERMIKIYLKDLLVEGKISQNERGTYYLSECKDKLGKEEGDEK, encoded by the coding sequence ATGAAAATAACAAAGGAATTCCTAACTTTTAAGGAAATTCACGAAAAATTTAAAAAGGAGCCACCCAAGAAATTTTTATGGGGATGTATAAAAGAAGGTGGATTTGGGCTAATATTTGGTCCGAGTAAAAGTGGAAAGTCAATTTTCGCAGAAAATTTTGCTAAAATGATAGTAACTGGAGCAGGCGAATTTATGGGAATAAGTTTAGATGGAAAGCCTAAAAAAGTACTTTTTATGGGGTTGGAAGAGTATTGGGGTAGTAGAGTTGAAAGAAATAGGGAGCAATATAAAACGTTAAATTTAGCAGAAAAAAAACTTTATGAAGAAAATTATTTATATCAACCTATTGAATATTTGACGCTAATTACAACAAAAAAACACTGGAAAAAACTTAAATGTACAATCGAATCATCTAAAGCAGCAGTTGTTATTATTGATAGTATTACTAGAATGAATCACGGAAACATTGAAGATAGTAAGGTAGCTCAAGATATTATGCAGAACTTACGTACAATATGTTATGATTTAGGAATAACATTAATTTGTATTCACCACACACCAAAGATGTATGGAAAACCTTTAACAATTGATAGTATTAAAGGTAGCTCAGTGTTTGCACAAGAGTCCGATTTTGCAATTGGGATTAATGCAACAAGAAACTACAAAACTAGATATTTTAAAGAGATTTTCTCTCGTTATTCATCTATTAATAATGATAATGTGTTGGAATTTGAAATTGATAATTCAACTTGTATTAAAAATTTAGGAAAGAAAGATGAGTATAATTTATTAAATGGTGAAGATTATCGAAAGTTAGGTAAAGGTGAAGAAATTCTAAATTATTTTAGAAAGCACTCCTGTAAAAAGTTTAAAACTGCTGAATTAGTAAAAAATTTGTGCAAATTACTTTCAGTTCAAGAAAGGATGATTAAAATTTACTTGAAAGATTTGTTAGTTGAAGGTAAAATTTCACAAAATGAAAGAGGAACCTACTACTTGTCAGAATGTAAAGATAAATTAGGAAAGGAGGAAGGTGATGAAAAATAA
- a CDS encoding NUMOD1 domain-containing DNA-binding protein, whose amino-acid sequence MKNKKGIVYTITNKNTKETYVGITTVSLKSRRNDHIERAKRGEKGKLFTSILTYNIEAFEFNEIDSTYSLDELAAKEKQYIKQYKEKGISLNADSGGGIKKSVHKYDIDGQLVATYETLTEAANSVGTTKQQISSTCLNVNNLYAGYYWSYTFKVPFIPGVDKRLKQVLQLDLEGNLLRSFKSVADASRETGVYKGCIAKVCRFERKQAGGYKWRYF is encoded by the coding sequence ATGAAAAATAAGAAAGGTATAGTTTATACCATAACTAATAAGAATACTAAAGAAACTTACGTCGGAATTACTACAGTTTCATTAAAGAGTCGTAGGAATGACCACATTGAAAGAGCTAAAAGAGGGGAAAAAGGAAAGTTATTTACATCAATCTTAACGTATAATATAGAAGCATTTGAATTTAATGAAATTGATTCTACTTATTCTTTAGATGAATTAGCAGCAAAGGAAAAACAGTACATTAAACAGTATAAGGAGAAGGGTATTTCTTTAAACGCAGATTCTGGAGGAGGTATAAAAAAAAGTGTTCATAAATATGATATTGATGGTCAGCTAGTAGCAACTTATGAAACTTTAACTGAAGCTGCAAACTCCGTTGGGACAACAAAACAGCAGATTAGTTCAACCTGTTTAAATGTGAATAATTTATATGCAGGATATTATTGGAGTTATACCTTTAAAGTTCCTTTTATTCCTGGAGTTGATAAACGCTTGAAGCAAGTTTTACAACTAGATTTAGAAGGTAACTTATTAAGAAGTTTTAAATCTGTAGCTGACGCCAGTAGGGAAACAGGAGTGTATAAAGGTTGCATTGCAAAAGTTTGTCGCTTTGAACGAAAACAAGCAGGTGGGTATAAATGGAGGTATTTTTAA
- a CDS encoding IS3 family transposase, giving the protein MLGVNRQVYYRSIKSRLHKQTVAQKVIVLVRDIRMLMPRLGGKKLYFLLKDKLSLLKVGRDKLFRILKANHMLIIPKRSYHITTDSHHRFRKHRNLVSSMDIEGPESVWVSDITYIGTRTNPSYLALITDAYSKKIVGYDVSKSLSMDGSLRALEMAINNRKYKESPLIHHSDRGLQYCSNEYQRLLENNEIKPSMTEKYDPYENAVAERINGILKQEFSVAQKIQDFKVKEKLVKNAIEIYNNIRPHLSNEMLTPIQMHAQKKIKPKQYKSKKLNNDVIIQL; this is encoded by the coding sequence TTGCTCGGGGTAAACAGACAGGTTTACTATAGATCCATAAAATCAAGACTTCATAAACAAACTGTAGCACAAAAAGTTATCGTTTTGGTTCGTGATATTCGGATGCTAATGCCAAGATTGGGTGGTAAGAAATTATACTTTCTGTTAAAGGATAAATTATCACTATTAAAAGTAGGAAGAGATAAATTGTTTAGAATACTAAAAGCTAACCATATGTTAATAATACCTAAAAGAAGCTACCACATAACTACAGACTCTCATCATAGATTTAGAAAGCACAGAAACCTTGTCAGCTCAATGGATATAGAAGGGCCTGAATCAGTTTGGGTGAGTGATATTACATATATCGGAACGAGAACCAACCCTTCGTATCTGGCATTAATCACAGATGCTTATTCTAAAAAGATTGTAGGATATGATGTGTCAAAATCTTTATCAATGGATGGTTCATTGAGGGCATTGGAAATGGCTATAAATAATAGAAAATACAAAGAAAGTCCATTAATACATCACTCTGATAGAGGGTTGCAATATTGCTCGAATGAATATCAAAGACTATTAGAAAACAATGAGATTAAGCCTAGTATGACTGAAAAATATGATCCATATGAAAATGCAGTTGCAGAGCGAATAAATGGAATTTTAAAACAGGAATTTAGTGTAGCACAGAAGATTCAAGATTTTAAAGTAAAGGAGAAACTGGTCAAAAATGCAATAGAAATATACAACAATATAAGACCTCATTTATCTAACGAAATGCTAACACCAATACAAATGCACGCACAAAAAAAAATTAAACCAAAACAATACAAATCAAAAAAGCTGAACAATGATGTCATTATTCAGCTTTAA
- a CDS encoding JAB domain-containing protein: MKNIISEIKIKYNPIKLDNGNTKIRNSEDAYNVFLNNWDKDTLELQEEFKVLLLNNSNEVLGVYAMTKGGFTSTLVDIKLLFAVVLKSCATAIITVHNHPSGKLKPSESDKVIFRKIRESAKILDINYLDNLIITKEGKYSFMDEGIS; this comes from the coding sequence ATGAAAAATATTATATCAGAAATTAAGATAAAATACAATCCAATTAAATTGGATAATGGGAATACTAAGATTCGTAACAGTGAAGATGCTTATAATGTATTTTTAAATAATTGGGATAAGGATACACTTGAATTACAAGAAGAATTTAAAGTATTATTATTAAATAATTCAAATGAAGTTCTTGGAGTCTATGCAATGACTAAAGGAGGATTTACATCAACACTGGTAGATATTAAGTTATTGTTTGCAGTAGTGCTTAAGTCTTGTGCTACAGCTATTATAACAGTGCATAATCATCCTTCAGGAAAATTAAAACCCAGTGAAAGTGATAAGGTAATATTTAGGAAAATTAGAGAATCAGCAAAAATACTTGATATTAATTATTTGGATAATTTAATAATTACGAAAGAAGGTAAATATAGTTTTATGGATGAAGGAATAAGTTAA
- a CDS encoding GH92 family glycosyl hydrolase, with amino-acid sequence MKIYITSFLLLLFLNSCSTTETNLVDYVDPLIDTHSSRWFYFASASRPFGMVSLSPDTWTKGSWNSGYLYDSLQVRCFSHIHAWQLAGIPVMPTTGENKSYLGMEATKSSFTHEKEIVEPGYHKVVLDDSNITAELSSTTRVGFHKYTFPKSDSSYINFHTGAFLAHSKVDSSYVRKINDNEIEGFSLLGKTSRRPKPTYVYFVAKTDHKIEEFGGWQNNKLLPPTEQINGKNNGAYLRFKTNKKPVLMKVAISYTSIENARKNMETELPKWNFNKTVTDSKNEWNNMLSRIKVTGGTKEQKVKFYTDLWHALIGRKIVSDVNGEYCDMTGNKPSIKQVRLDNNGNPIFPHYNFDALWGSHWTLNVLWSMVYPEIMDGFCNTMVDMYKNGGLIPRGPSGGNYTHVMLGDPATSFFAAAYNKGIRNYDADLAYEGLLKNAYPGGIRDRAGYDHGNNPTGGGMTYYIERGYVPEGIKGKGLHKDGASMTLEYAYQDWCIAQIAKTMGKNKDFDYFMKRSENYKNLWNPKTKLMHPRNIDGSWIDDFSPIAEKFSTTGFCESNSAIYTNYVPHDIDGLTTLFGGKENYTSFLSSSFKKAKSNRFVAPHREHAKSWVDYENQPSCQMAHIFNFTDTPWLTQKWVREIKDVTFGETTPYGGYNGDEDQGQIGALGALMAMGVFQMDGGVSENSQYEITSPIFDKIEIDLNPDYYSNNKFTITTNNNTAKNVYIQSATLNGKNWEKCYFEHNDFISGGKLELTLGSIPNKNWGKR; translated from the coding sequence ATGAAAATATACATTACAAGTTTCCTTTTACTTTTATTTTTAAACTCGTGTTCAACAACAGAAACTAATTTAGTAGATTATGTAGACCCTTTAATCGACACACATAGCAGCCGTTGGTTTTATTTCGCTTCTGCAAGTCGCCCATTTGGAATGGTTAGCTTAAGTCCAGACACCTGGACAAAAGGAAGCTGGAATAGTGGTTATTTATATGACAGTTTACAAGTAAGATGTTTTAGCCACATCCATGCATGGCAACTTGCCGGCATACCCGTTATGCCAACAACTGGAGAAAATAAAAGTTATTTAGGTATGGAAGCAACTAAATCTTCATTCACACACGAGAAAGAAATTGTTGAACCAGGTTATCATAAAGTTGTTTTAGATGATTCAAATATTACAGCAGAACTTAGTTCAACTACTCGTGTGGGGTTTCATAAATATACTTTTCCAAAAAGCGATAGCTCTTATATTAATTTTCATACAGGTGCTTTTTTAGCACATAGCAAAGTTGATTCGTCTTACGTTCGAAAAATAAATGATAATGAAATTGAAGGTTTTTCTTTATTAGGAAAAACATCTCGTAGACCAAAACCTACCTATGTGTATTTTGTAGCAAAAACAGATCATAAAATTGAAGAATTTGGAGGCTGGCAAAACAATAAATTATTACCTCCAACAGAACAAATAAATGGTAAAAATAATGGTGCCTACTTACGCTTTAAAACAAATAAAAAACCAGTTTTAATGAAAGTAGCAATCTCATATACGAGTATTGAAAATGCACGAAAAAATATGGAAACTGAACTTCCTAAATGGAATTTTAATAAAACTGTTACTGATTCAAAAAATGAGTGGAACAACATGTTATCTCGTATTAAGGTAACTGGTGGAACTAAAGAACAAAAAGTAAAATTTTATACCGACTTGTGGCATGCACTTATAGGTAGAAAAATAGTAAGTGATGTAAATGGTGAATATTGTGATATGACAGGTAATAAACCATCAATAAAACAAGTAAGGCTAGATAACAACGGAAATCCTATTTTTCCACATTATAATTTTGATGCTTTATGGGGAAGTCATTGGACACTCAACGTGCTTTGGTCAATGGTATACCCAGAAATTATGGATGGGTTTTGTAATACTATGGTAGATATGTACAAAAATGGAGGTCTAATACCTAGAGGCCCTTCTGGAGGAAATTACACTCATGTAATGTTAGGAGACCCTGCAACTTCATTTTTTGCAGCAGCATATAATAAAGGTATTAGAAATTATGATGCTGACTTGGCATACGAAGGCTTACTAAAAAATGCATATCCCGGTGGTATTCGAGACAGAGCTGGATATGACCATGGTAACAACCCAACTGGAGGAGGTATGACTTATTATATTGAAAGAGGATATGTTCCAGAAGGTATTAAAGGTAAAGGCTTACATAAAGATGGTGCTTCTATGACGCTTGAATATGCTTATCAAGATTGGTGTATTGCACAAATAGCCAAAACTATGGGTAAAAATAAAGACTTTGATTACTTTATGAAGCGATCTGAAAACTATAAAAATCTTTGGAATCCTAAAACTAAACTTATGCACCCGCGTAATATTGATGGCTCTTGGATTGATGATTTTAGTCCAATTGCAGAAAAATTTAGCACAACAGGTTTTTGTGAAAGCAATTCTGCCATTTACACAAACTATGTACCACACGACATAGATGGGTTAACAACCTTATTTGGCGGTAAAGAAAACTATACTTCCTTTTTATCAAGTTCTTTTAAAAAAGCTAAAAGCAATCGTTTTGTAGCTCCACATCGCGAGCATGCAAAAAGCTGGGTAGATTACGAAAATCAGCCCTCGTGTCAAATGGCACATATTTTTAATTTTACCGATACACCTTGGCTTACTCAAAAATGGGTTAGAGAAATAAAGGACGTTACATTTGGTGAAACAACACCTTATGGCGGTTATAATGGAGATGAAGATCAAGGACAAATTGGTGCATTAGGAGCACTTATGGCAATGGGTGTATTTCAAATGGATGGTGGTGTTTCTGAAAACTCTCAATACGAGATTACTTCTCCTATTTTTGATAAAATTGAAATTGATTTAAACCCAGATTATTATTCAAATAATAAGTTTACAATTACTACTAATAATAACACTGCTAAAAATGTTTACATTCAATCAGCAACGTTAAATGGAAAAAATTGGGAAAAATGTTATTTTGAACATAACGATTTTATTTCTGGAGGAAAATTAGAACTTACCTTAGGGTCAATTCCTAATAAAAACTGGGGTAAAAGGTAA
- a CDS encoding glycoside hydrolase family 26 protein, giving the protein MTKTQKIFRANKLRNILSLFIITLFLYSCNGVKKDTVIQPKLVDKTASKNTIELYAKLVNISKKGFAVGHQDDTSYGLGWNYKDNPTIIKSDVKKVTGDFPAVFGFDIGWIEIDKSYNLDTVPFNAMRDLIIDAYKKGGIITISWHANNPVSGGDSWDQTIAVPNIIKGGDQREKYELWVSRVANFIASLKYEGEAIPIIFRPFHEMNGSWFWWGGKNCDAKDYITLWKETVHLLRDTHNLHNLLYVYSPNKLNPSDTYLEYYPGDEYVDILGIDIYDFNNAEDYKKSVIHDLAIVKELATKKNKVYAFSETGLESIKTENWFTEVLYPVIENSGISWVLTWRNYDKKHHYMPYNGHINETDFIRFEKLPKTLFLKDLNNLNN; this is encoded by the coding sequence ATGACTAAAACACAAAAAATATTTAGAGCTAATAAACTTCGAAATATACTTTCACTTTTTATAATTACATTGTTTTTATATTCTTGTAATGGTGTTAAAAAAGATACGGTTATACAACCAAAATTGGTTGATAAAACAGCTTCAAAAAACACTATAGAATTATATGCCAAATTGGTGAATATTTCAAAAAAAGGTTTTGCTGTTGGTCATCAAGATGATACTTCTTATGGTTTAGGGTGGAATTATAAAGATAACCCAACAATTATAAAAAGTGATGTAAAAAAAGTAACGGGCGATTTTCCTGCAGTATTTGGTTTTGATATAGGTTGGATTGAAATAGATAAATCCTATAATTTAGATACAGTACCTTTTAACGCTATGAGAGATTTAATTATTGATGCTTATAAAAAAGGAGGAATTATTACTATTAGTTGGCATGCAAACAATCCAGTTTCTGGTGGTGATTCTTGGGATCAAACAATTGCAGTGCCAAATATTATTAAAGGAGGAGATCAAAGAGAAAAATATGAATTATGGGTTTCTAGAGTTGCAAATTTTATAGCATCTTTAAAGTATGAAGGTGAAGCTATTCCAATAATTTTTAGACCTTTTCACGAAATGAATGGTTCTTGGTTTTGGTGGGGAGGTAAAAATTGTGATGCTAAAGATTATATTACCTTATGGAAAGAAACTGTTCATTTATTAAGAGATACTCATAACCTACATAATCTTCTATATGTTTATTCTCCAAACAAATTAAATCCTTCTGACACCTATTTAGAATATTATCCTGGAGATGAATATGTAGATATTTTAGGTATTGATATTTACGATTTTAACAATGCAGAAGACTATAAAAAATCTGTTATTCACGATTTAGCAATTGTTAAAGAGTTAGCAACCAAAAAAAATAAAGTATACGCTTTTTCTGAAACAGGTTTAGAATCTATAAAAACAGAAAATTGGTTTACTGAAGTATTGTATCCAGTTATAGAAAACTCAGGAATTAGTTGGGTATTAACTTGGAGAAATTATGATAAAAAACATCATTATATGCCTTACAACGGGCATATAAATGAAACTGACTTTATAAGGTTTGAAAAACTACCTAAAACATTGTTTTTAAAAGATTTAAACAACTTAAATAATTAA